The Chanodichthys erythropterus isolate Z2021 chromosome 14, ASM2448905v1, whole genome shotgun sequence genome window below encodes:
- the med4 gene encoding mediator of RNA polymerase II transcription subunit 4, with the protein MAAAEKPTKEKLLSTLDDIEVLSRELIEMLALARTQKLPQPGEDTQILELLVQRDKEFQELMQTAMEQGRVHQEMQTLEKEVEKRDSDIQQLQKQLKEAEHILATAVYQAKEKLKSIEKARKGSISSEEIIKYAHRISASNAVCAPLNWVPGDPRRPYPTDLEMRSGMLGNMSNMSTNGVNGHLPGDALAAGRLPDVLTPQYPWQSTDVSMGILPPHHGNDFGLEPPGHNKENEDDVEAMSTDSSSSSSDSD; encoded by the exons ATGGCGGCGGCAGAGAAGCCCACGAAAGAAAAGCTTTTATCCACTCTGGATGATATTGAAGTTTTATCCAG AGAGCTGATAGAGATGCTAGCACTGGCCAGGACACAGAAACTGCCCCAGCCTGGAGAGGACACACAG ATACTGGAGCTGTTAGTGCAGAGAGATAAAGAGTTCCAGGAGCTCATGCAGACGGCAATGGAGCAGGGCAGAGTTCACCAGGAGATGCAGACACTGGAAAAGGAAGTTGAGAAGAGAGACAGCGATATCCAGCAGCTCCAGAAACAACTCAAAGAGGCTGAGCATATACTG GCCACTGCTGTCTATCAAGCCAAAGAGAAACTGAAGTCTATTGAAAAGGCCAGAAAAG GGAGTATCTCTTCAGAGGAGATCATCAAGTATGCTCACAGGATCAGTGCCAGTAATGCAGTGTGTGCTCCTCTGAACTGGGTTCCAG gtgacCCTCGCAGGCCGTACCCTACTGATCTGGAGATGCGCAGTGGAATGTTGGGAAATATGAGCAACATGTCCACCAATGGAGTGAACGGACACCTGCCTGGAGATGCATTGGCTGCTGGGAGGTTACCAG ATGTACTAACCCCACAGTATCCTTGGCAGTCCACTGATGTTTCCATGGGGATTCTGCCTCCTCACCATGGCAACGATTTTGGCCTGGAGCCACCTGGTCATAACAAAGAAAATGAAGATGATGTTGAGGCCATGTCAACAGATTCCTCCAGCAGCAGTAGTGACTCagactga
- the itm2bb gene encoding integral membrane protein 2Bb isoform X1, with translation MVKVSFNKALALKDPKKQTLIPDVQDPEAAVLVRQQSKLWCWCFCLGLALVLSGVVVAGAYMYRYYMLQKPDNVSFLEDDEVELIKVPVAEFRDSDPAGILNDYNMDDEVFVCGMKYFEEDYVFDEEVEVDVEIPLRMIEENVIFYEDDEVELISVPMPEFKDSDPASILHDFKMMLTAYLDLSLNKCYIIALNTSVVMPPRNFHEFVANTEAKMYLPQTYLKHVEMMVTEKLDSTSDLGYYINKLCSNKDTYRLQRRDTILGMQKREALNCHKIRHFENNFVVETLICEP, from the exons ATGGTTAAAGTATCTTTTAACAAGGCTCTCGCCCTAAAGGATCCAAAGAAGCAAACTCTCATTCCTGATGTACAG GATCCTGAGGCAGCGGTGTTGGTGCGTCAGCAGTCTAAGCTGTGGTGCTGGTGCTTCTGTCTGGGATTGGCTCTCGTGCTCTCTGGCGTAGTGGTGGCAGGAGCCTACATGTATAGATACTATATGTTACAG AAACCTGATAATGTGAGCTTTTTGGAAGACGATGAGGTGGAGCTCATCAAAGTACCAGTGGCTGAGTTCAGAGACAGTGATCCAGCTGGCATCCTGAATGACTACAACATG GACGACGAGGTGTTTGTCTGTGGGATGAAGTACTTTGAGGAAGACTATGTGTTTGATGAGGAGGTGGAGGTGGATGTAGAAATACCGCTGAGGATGATTGAAGAGAATGTGATCTTTTATGAAGACGATGAGGTGGAGCTCATCAGCGTACCAATGCCTGAGTTCAAGGACAGCGATCCAGCTAGCATCCTGCATGACTTCAAAATG ATGCTGACTGCTTATCTCGACCTGTCTCTGAACAAATGCTACATCATCGCCCTGAACACCTCTGTCGTCATGCCACCTCGAAATTTCCATGAGTTCGTGGCCAACACCGAG gcAAAAATGTATCTTCCTCAGACGTACCTGAAGCATGTAGAGATGATGGTGACAGAGAAGCTAGACAGCACCAGTGATCTGGGCTATTACATCAATAAACTGTGCAGCAACAAAGACACGTACAGACTGCAGCGCAGAGACACCATACTGG GTATGCAGAAGCGCGAGGCCCTGAACTGCCACAAGATCCGCCATTTTGAAAACAATTTTGTGGTGGAGACTCTGATCTGCGAGCCATGA
- the itm2bb gene encoding integral membrane protein 2Bb isoform X2, translated as MVKVSFNKALALKDPKKQTLIPDVQDPEAAVLVRQQSKLWCWCFCLGLALVLSGVVVAGAYMYRYYMLQDDEVFVCGMKYFEEDYVFDEEVEVDVEIPLRMIEENVIFYEDDEVELISVPMPEFKDSDPASILHDFKMMLTAYLDLSLNKCYIIALNTSVVMPPRNFHEFVANTEAKMYLPQTYLKHVEMMVTEKLDSTSDLGYYINKLCSNKDTYRLQRRDTILGMQKREALNCHKIRHFENNFVVETLICEP; from the exons ATGGTTAAAGTATCTTTTAACAAGGCTCTCGCCCTAAAGGATCCAAAGAAGCAAACTCTCATTCCTGATGTACAG GATCCTGAGGCAGCGGTGTTGGTGCGTCAGCAGTCTAAGCTGTGGTGCTGGTGCTTCTGTCTGGGATTGGCTCTCGTGCTCTCTGGCGTAGTGGTGGCAGGAGCCTACATGTATAGATACTATATGTTACAG GACGACGAGGTGTTTGTCTGTGGGATGAAGTACTTTGAGGAAGACTATGTGTTTGATGAGGAGGTGGAGGTGGATGTAGAAATACCGCTGAGGATGATTGAAGAGAATGTGATCTTTTATGAAGACGATGAGGTGGAGCTCATCAGCGTACCAATGCCTGAGTTCAAGGACAGCGATCCAGCTAGCATCCTGCATGACTTCAAAATG ATGCTGACTGCTTATCTCGACCTGTCTCTGAACAAATGCTACATCATCGCCCTGAACACCTCTGTCGTCATGCCACCTCGAAATTTCCATGAGTTCGTGGCCAACACCGAG gcAAAAATGTATCTTCCTCAGACGTACCTGAAGCATGTAGAGATGATGGTGACAGAGAAGCTAGACAGCACCAGTGATCTGGGCTATTACATCAATAAACTGTGCAGCAACAAAGACACGTACAGACTGCAGCGCAGAGACACCATACTGG GTATGCAGAAGCGCGAGGCCCTGAACTGCCACAAGATCCGCCATTTTGAAAACAATTTTGTGGTGGAGACTCTGATCTGCGAGCCATGA